The Desulfomicrobium macestii genome contains a region encoding:
- a CDS encoding ABC transporter ATP-binding protein: MIRIEDVHKRYKTDHGMGRWVLQGVSLTIPANTNVGLVGVNGAGKSTLLRIIGGMDFPNKGQVVRQCRVSWPMGQGGLEGTLTGRQNAKFVCRVHGHQDDLSDRLAFVQGFSELGQAFDEPLKTYSSGMRARLQFALSLAFDFDVYISDEVTAAGDASFRKKTAAAFKDMAHRAGLIMVAHDEGTLKQFCQAGIWLADGQAHWFDKIDDALKAYKDSIQK, encoded by the coding sequence ATGATCCGGATCGAAGACGTTCATAAGCGGTACAAAACCGATCACGGCATGGGGCGATGGGTCCTGCAGGGCGTAAGCCTGACCATACCGGCCAACACGAATGTCGGGCTGGTCGGCGTCAATGGCGCAGGAAAATCTACCTTACTGCGCATCATCGGCGGGATGGATTTCCCCAACAAGGGGCAGGTCGTGCGGCAGTGCCGGGTCTCTTGGCCCATGGGCCAGGGCGGGCTGGAGGGGACCCTGACCGGCCGCCAGAACGCCAAGTTCGTGTGCCGGGTGCATGGTCATCAGGATGATCTCTCGGACCGACTGGCCTTTGTGCAGGGCTTTTCGGAACTGGGCCAGGCCTTTGACGAACCGCTCAAAACCTATTCCTCGGGCATGCGGGCACGACTGCAGTTCGCCCTCTCCTTGGCCTTCGATTTTGACGTGTACATTTCCGACGAGGTCACTGCCGCCGGTGATGCCTCGTTCCGCAAGAAGACGGCTGCTGCGTTCAAGGACATGGCTCATCGCGCCGGGCTGATCATGGTCGCCCATGATGAGGGCACGCTGAAGCAGTTCTGCCAGGCCGGCATCTGGCTTGCCGATGGGCAGGCGCACTGGTTCGACAAGATCGATGATGCGCTGAAAGCATACAAGGACAGCATACAGAAATGA
- a CDS encoding ABC transporter permease, which translates to MRSSLTITISVWRAIFLREALDRLFRERAAWFWLLIEPVTHIGFLALMWGVVRTTNMGGMDVVVWLMVGMLAFFLFRRTGIQVMYAVDCNRPLFAYRQVKPFDTAIVRGGLEAFIMALVSVIIITIVNLLGRDAIPSDPLLVMGAALGLWLFGMGYGLIASVLMELVPELEHILKILMMPLYLISGVIWPLSSIPMPYRDHLMLNPVAHGIEAMRLGYVPHYHAVPGLSLSYLYACSAVSIFLGLLLYRRYVLRLVMQ; encoded by the coding sequence ATGCGCAGTTCTTTAACCATAACCATTTCCGTCTGGCGGGCCATCTTCCTGCGCGAGGCGCTGGACCGCCTCTTCAGGGAGCGGGCCGCGTGGTTCTGGCTTCTGATCGAGCCCGTGACGCACATCGGCTTTCTGGCGCTCATGTGGGGAGTCGTGCGGACGACCAATATGGGTGGTATGGATGTTGTTGTCTGGCTCATGGTCGGCATGCTGGCTTTTTTCCTGTTTCGCCGCACAGGCATTCAGGTCATGTACGCAGTGGACTGCAACCGCCCGCTTTTCGCCTACCGGCAGGTCAAGCCCTTTGACACAGCCATTGTCCGTGGAGGGCTTGAGGCCTTCATCATGGCCTTGGTGTCGGTGATCATCATAACCATCGTCAACCTTCTGGGCCGCGATGCGATCCCAAGCGATCCTTTACTGGTCATGGGGGCGGCGCTGGGGTTGTGGCTGTTCGGGATGGGGTACGGGCTCATCGCTTCGGTGCTCATGGAACTCGTCCCCGAGCTTGAGCACATCCTGAAGATACTGATGATGCCTCTTTACCTTATTTCAGGAGTCATCTGGCCGCTTTCGTCGATCCCCATGCCGTATCGCGATCACCTGATGCTTAACCCCGTCGCTCATGGAATCGAGGCCATGCGCTTGGGTTACGTGCCTCACTATCATGCGGTGCCGGGACTCAGCCTAAGCTATCTCTATGCCTGCTCCGCGGTCAGCATTTTTCTGGGGCTACTTCTCTATCGACGATATGTATTGCGGTTGGTGATGCAATGA